The stretch of DNA GCTGCTGAGTTTTTGGTCGACTTTTGCGTAAAAGACGACGGTGTCTACGTCACTGCTCCGTCTACCTCTCCCGAAAACCCGTATACTGCCCCTGATGGGAGCGAGGTTACGATTGCGATTGCCCCATCGATGGACACACAACTGATAACTGACCTTTTCTCTCACTGTATTGAGGCAACTGAAACCCTGGAGTGTGACTCACAGTTTGGTGCGACTCTCGAGTCGATGCTCGCTGATTTGCCACCGCTGCAGATCGGCGCACACGGCCAGTTACAGGAGTGGCGACACGACTATACGGAAGCTGAGCCTGGTCACCGACACATTTCTCATCTGTACGCTCACCATCCCGGTGACCAGATCACGCTCCGTGAGACACCAGCACTCGCAGATGCGGTACGCACGACACTCGAGCGTCGACTTGAACACGGTGGTGGACACACTGGATGGAGTCGCGCATGGCTAATCAATCAGTTTGCGCGACTCGAAGCGGGGGAGCACGCCCATGAACACCTGTTAGAACTGCTCGCTGGATCTACTGCCCCAAATCTGTTTGATCTGCACCCGCCCTTCCAGATTGACGGGAACTTCGGGGGTGCTGCGGGAATTCTCGAGATGCTGGTACAGAGTCACGCGGGTGAATTACACCTTCTTCCAGCACTTCCAGACGCGTGGGATGCTGGTTACATCGAAGGAATTCGTGCCCGTGGGGGCTTCGAGGTCGACCTTGAGTGGGATGATGGACGTATTCAATCCGCCCAGATCACATCTGAGTGTGGTGAGCACTTACGGGTCAGAACACGTACCGACTGCGATGTGTTCGTCGATGGCGACTCTGTTTCGCCGACCCGTCCCGAAACAGGCGTTGTTGCACTCGAGACTGGATGTGGCGAGACCGTGACGCTCCAGAGACGGTGATGTTCTTTCCCCGCCGGAACTGTCATGCGGTACACTTCTCACCAAATTAATCGCTCCCTTTATTATCTGTGTGCGAAAATAGATCGCTACATGGCCGATGCAACAGTAACTGTACATAGTGAAGCAGTTGTTGGACATATTAACCCTGAATTCCACGGGCACTTTTCAGAACACCTTGGACGGTGTGTTTACGAGGGTCTCTGGCACAGCGACAGCGCTGATGAGGATGGCTATCGTGAGGACGTTCTTGAACTGATCAAGGACCTCGATATTCCTGTTCTTCGATGGCCCGGTGGCTGTTTCGCTGATGACTATCATTGGGAGGATGGCGTTGGCCCACAAGAAGAGCGTCCACGGCGACGAAACCTCTTCTGGGCACAGGGTCCGGAGGAAGTTCCCGAAGAGTCCAACGCCTTTGGTACCGACGAATTCCTGCAGTTCTGTGAAGCGGTTGGCACGGAGCCGTATCTGGCTGCCAACGTTGGCTCTGGCGATCCACAGGAGGCTGCTGACTGGGTCGAATATTGTAACTACGACGGCAACACGGAACTCGCAAACCGCCGACGCGAGAACGGTCACGACGACCCCTACGAAGTGAAATTCTGGGGACTTGGAAACGAAAACTGGGGCTGTGGTGGCCGAATGAGTCCTGAACAGTACGCCCGCGAGTACCGGCGCTTTGCCACCTACGTTGGCACCCAGTCCGGACTGATGTTCGAGCACGACCTCGAGCTCATTGCCTGTGGCTTTGAACACCACGAGTGGAACCGCCGCTTCTTGGAGGAGATCGCAGACAGTTCGTGGGGCCCAGAGTTCCCGCTTGATCACCTTACCCTGCATCACTACTACGGCCAGACGATGACGGTCTCGGAGTCAGACGAAGATGACTACGATGCGTTCCTCGCTGATGCACTCGAGACTGACGGTCACATCGAAGCGATCGCCGGCGCAATTGACGCTATCGCGACGACCCGTGATATCGGTGTCATCGTCGACGAGTGGGGTGCCTGGCATCCCGAAGCAGTCTCGGAAAACGGCCTCGAGCAGCCAGGAACGGTTCTCGATGCACTCTCTGCAGCGGCTGTGCTCGACATTTTCAACGACCACAGTGACGTGGTGACGATGTCGAACATCGCACAGACGATCAACGTCCTGCAGTGTCTCGTCGAGACGAACGCGGACGACGCATGGGCACGCCCAACGTACCACGTGTTCGATTCCTATGCACCGCACAAGGGCAACGATGCGATTCAGACGACGGTCGATACGCCAGCCCGCGACCTCGAGGATGACCGCGAACTCCCACTCGTGCAGGGATCGGCGTCGACTGATGGTGAGGAGACGTTCATCTCGCTCACGAACCTCGATTGCCGTGACGAACAGACTGTTTCGGTGGCTGTCGAGGGCGAGGCACCAGAGTCGGTCGAGGCGACCCTGCTGTTTGGCGACCACGAGCCTAGCGCAACGGTTACTCCGGACAACGCCGCTGAGTTCGAACCGGAGACCACCGACGTCGATGTCGATGGGAACACGATCAGTGTTGATCTCCCACCAGCGACAGTCGCGACCCTGACACTCTCGTAACGACGGGAGTTCTCTGTTCGACCCCACTTTTATTTTCCGTGGCTTGAAACAGGCTCTCGAGCCGGTACCTTTGCGCTGCGTCCTAGACGTGCACAACTCCTCTTCATCATAATAATGATGATGAATAATCACATAGGTTTATTATCTGCTATGGAATAGCTACCCATGGCGAGGCGTGACAGATTAGCCATACAGTTCGGGCGTGTTACTGTATGGGCTGGCATACGACGCGGCCCTCGCTGGTGGCCACGGGAGTTCCATTCCAACTCCGGTGGCTATCGCCGCGTTTTCAACGGAAGCAGGATACCGAGTAACCTGTTGACCTGATCCACTCACAGAAAGAGATTTCCTACTTGATTTTCATTCAGAGGCATGGTCAACTTTTCCGAGGGGATAAGCGATGATTCTCTCCTTGCTTATTGCGTGGCTTTCGGGATTGTCATCGGTACGTCGCTCGGGTTTTTGACAGGATCGATCGCCGGTAATCCCTTTATCGGGCCGATGGGTCCCGCTATCGGCATTACTGTCGGTCTTGCAGCCTGGTTTCTGCTGTCTGAGAACACGAATACGAGTCGGTGACAGGCTGTTTTCTCGTACTGCTCGTACACGCCTATGGGTCCGGTGACCCGTCACTTTCTCTGTCTTCGTTACGCGTGCAGTTCGCTGACGTCGAAAACAGGCTTGCAGGTCTCGCCACCGAGGAACGCGGTGAATGCGTCGTCAGCCGACAGCAGCGAGTAGCGCTCGTCGATGAACGTTTCACAGTCGACGGCACCTGAGGCGATCAGGCGCAGCGAGCGCTCGAAGTCTTCGTACATCGAGGCGTACGAACACTGCAGGTCGATTTCAGCGCGCACGAGCGGCGAGTATTCCATTGTTGTTTCGCCGGTCTGGCCGACGAGGACGATCTGGCCGCCTTTACGGACTTCGTCGACGGCCATCGTCAACCCCGAGGGGTGGCCCGTCGTGTCGAAGACAACGTCGTAGCCGATGCCATCCGTTCGTTCGTCACGAATGGACTCGAGATCATCTTCGACGACGTTGATCGTATCGAAGCCGAACTCCTCGGCGAGTGGCAGTCGGTAGTTGGTATCCTGACCGACACCGGCGACGACGACTTCGCCGCCCTGTTCGCGGGCGATCTGTGCCGTGAGCTGACCGATTGGGCCGGGGCCAGCGACCAGTACGCGGTCGCCCGCGCCCACGCGTGAGTTCTCTATCACCGCTCGAGCGGCGATACTGGTGGGTTCGACGACGGCGGCGTTGCGAAGCGAGACATCATCGGGCACGGGATGGAGTGCGCGCTCGGGGACGGTGACGTACTGGGTGTAGGCACCGTGGTGGTCGACGCCGGTGATAACGGCGTTCTGGCAGACATTCTCTTCGCCGATTTTGCACTGATAACACTCGCCACAGCCGCGAATCGGACGTTCGACGATGCGGTCACCGACGGCGTACTCGCTGACGTTGTCGCCGGTGTCGACGACCGTTCCAGCGTACTCGTGACCGATAATCGTCGGCAGTTCCATGCGCTCGAAGGCGGATTTGAACTTGTAGATGCCTGCGTCGCTCCCGCACAATCCCGCGTGAGAGACTTCAATGAGCGCTTCGTCTGGTCCCGGTGCTGGCTTATCGACCTCGAGTAGTTCCATCGCCCCGTCCGTTCGGTCTGTTTTGGCAAGTCCTCGCATAGTCGATGTTCGTACAGTCATCGTATAAAATCCTCTGAAACGGATGCTGCTGAGGTGTATAGGTCCTGTCTCGTTTGGAATGGCCTGTTACTGTGTTTCTGAAGGAGAGATACTCGTCAAATCGTCCTTTCGTTCGCTATCGTTTACGTACTTATGTCTGTAAAAGACCGATCATTGGATATTCTTCCTCTCATTGAGAAATATAGTCGAAACTGTTGGTTCGTTTTGTTATTGAACACCCAGCGACCAGCGGCTATTGATCAAAAATATTAAAAACAGGTCCCACTCGTGCTTTGAACGGGATTAATTCCAGTCCAAATGTCTAGATAACAGAGTTCTGAAGGCCGCTAACCGCCACTTCGCACTGAATGTTTACTGAGATTAAACAGTTCCCAGAACATTTATAATACTCTATAATCAATGTCTCCTTGATGGTGGCTAACAAACACCGCAAGGATACTCTGTCACGAAGAACACTGTTGGCTGTTTCAGGAGCTGCTGGTGCAGCAGTACTCGCTGGATGCTTCGGTAGTAGCGACGATGACGATGACGATCCCACGGATCTTCTCGAAGATGATGGACTCGAGTCTATCATCGACGACGTCGATTTCAACGAAAATTACGAAGAAGAGTTCAATGAGGCTGTTCCCGCAGGAGCACTCAACCCGTACAATGATCAGTACCTCTTTAACCCATTCCACGTGAGCTGGAATGGTGGCGATGGCGGTCAAGAATTTACTAACGAGTACCTCGCAGTATACAACACGGAACTTGGGGAGTTCCTGCCACGGGTTGCTGAGTCGTGGGATATTGCTGATGACCTGACTACGACAATTTACTTCGAGGAAGATTACGCGTGGTCGGATGGGAGCGATATCACGGCACACGACTTCGAGACGCAAATGCGGATCAGCTCCTACATGGATATGGGGATGCAGACCTTCGTCGATCCCGACGAGGGCATCTACGCTGAGGATGATTACACGCTGGTCATCGAAACCCGCGACGAGTACAGTGATCTCGAGGATGAACTGTGGATGAACAACTGGGCAGAGACAATCCTGCAGGTCTCTAACGAGCAGTATGGTCATTTCATCGAAGCGTTTGAAAACGCTGATGACGAAGATGAGATGCAAAGCATCCGTGAAGATGTGCTCAATTTCGAGCCCAGCTGGGACCAAGCGCTCTTCTCAGGGCCATTCATCTTTGCCGAGGCAAACGAGCAGTTTGCGGATCAGGTTCCAAACCCTGGGCACCCGATTGCAAAAGATTGGGATTTCTACCTTCGAAACGGCGTGTACGAGGACGAAGAGGCCATCCAGTCTGGTGAGGGGACGTGGATCCACAACGATCCAACGATCGATGATATCCCAGATATCTACGAGGAACCGCCAGTGTCGTATTCCGGTCAGACGTTTGCGCTTATCTTTGGCGTTGAGGATGAGTACATCCGTGACTACCCCGAAGTTCGGCAGGCGATTGCCTACGCCATCGACATGGAAAACATCGCCCGGGTCACCTCACCAGGGACCCCCGTCGATGAGTACGCCAGTGGTATCGACGCGGGATATGTCGAGAACTTCGTCCACGACGACGTCCTCGAGGCGATGACAAACTACGCCCCAGAGGATACAGACACTGCCGCGGAACTCCTCGAGGAGGTCGGTTTCGAGAACGATGATGGTGAGTGGCTTACCCCTGATGGCGACACGTGGACGCTCAATTTCCCGGTTGGCGATTGGTTCGAGGACCACTCGGAGATGGTCTCGAACAACCTCTCGGAGTTTGGAATCGATATGGACTACTATGTCCAGGAGTTCCCAACGTGGCAGTCTGAGCACGAACAGAATCTGGATTACGATCTGATGCTTCAGTTGAATTACGGGATGGCGCGTGATTACCACCCATACTCTGATCTCGAAGAGGAGTTCAACAATCCAGACCGTGGACTGTTCACCGAGCGGACTGGTATCGTCGATGAGGAAGTCGAAGTCCCAGAAGTGGGCAACCCAGATGGCGACATGGTCACGTTCAATATCGAGGACGAACTCGAGGCCATGGCAACGGCCACGGACGAAGAAGAGCTCATGGAGCACACGTCCAATCTTGCGTGGGTGCACAACCAACTGCTTCCCGGTGCTCCAATGTTCCCGTGGAGTGAGCATTACTGGGTCAACGCAGGCGAGTGGGACTTCGATCTCGATTCAGACGATTGGACGACATCGAATCGTATCTCACACTACTTGCTCCAGAATGGCCTTCAGCCGGAGTGATCAACGCAGAGAGCTTGTGATTGGTCTACTCTGATCGGGTCTGGCATCACGTCGGTCGGTATTTTTTGGCTGCTGTGTCAGGATAGTGATCACTATCTTCCATAGCACTCCTTTGTATCTGTGCATGAGAATAGCTTTCTTTGTGAATACGGAGCTAGTATCCCTCTGTACTTCTCAGAACCCTTCAAAACTGACATATTGTCAGTAACATAGGTCTGTAACTGCTCTGTAGGACGTCAAACCCCCCAAAGGCTATCTGTGTGTTTAGCTATCATCGCTTACTCTGATTCAGGACGTACTCTTTAAATTCCGACTATGATGACTACTGTTCTGTAATTGTGAGGGGTATCTCTCTATTGGTGTAAAACGATTCATACAGATACCGAAACAACTGCTACGAGTCCCATCTGGATCGTATCCTCGT from Natronolimnobius sp. AArcel1 encodes:
- a CDS encoding alpha-N-arabinofuranosidase, which encodes MADATVTVHSEAVVGHINPEFHGHFSEHLGRCVYEGLWHSDSADEDGYREDVLELIKDLDIPVLRWPGGCFADDYHWEDGVGPQEERPRRRNLFWAQGPEEVPEESNAFGTDEFLQFCEAVGTEPYLAANVGSGDPQEAADWVEYCNYDGNTELANRRRENGHDDPYEVKFWGLGNENWGCGGRMSPEQYAREYRRFATYVGTQSGLMFEHDLELIACGFEHHEWNRRFLEEIADSSWGPEFPLDHLTLHHYYGQTMTVSESDEDDYDAFLADALETDGHIEAIAGAIDAIATTRDIGVIVDEWGAWHPEAVSENGLEQPGTVLDALSAAAVLDIFNDHSDVVTMSNIAQTINVLQCLVETNADDAWARPTYHVFDSYAPHKGNDAIQTTVDTPARDLEDDRELPLVQGSASTDGEETFISLTNLDCRDEQTVSVAVEGEAPESVEATLLFGDHEPSATVTPDNAAEFEPETTDVDVDGNTISVDLPPATVATLTLS
- a CDS encoding zinc-binding dehydrogenase is translated as MRGLAKTDRTDGAMELLEVDKPAPGPDEALIEVSHAGLCGSDAGIYKFKSAFERMELPTIIGHEYAGTVVDTGDNVSEYAVGDRIVERPIRGCGECYQCKIGEENVCQNAVITGVDHHGAYTQYVTVPERALHPVPDDVSLRNAAVVEPTSIAARAVIENSRVGAGDRVLVAGPGPIGQLTAQIAREQGGEVVVAGVGQDTNYRLPLAEEFGFDTINVVEDDLESIRDERTDGIGYDVVFDTTGHPSGLTMAVDEVRKGGQIVLVGQTGETTMEYSPLVRAEIDLQCSYASMYEDFERSLRLIASGAVDCETFIDERYSLLSADDAFTAFLGGETCKPVFDVSELHA
- a CDS encoding ABC transporter substrate-binding protein, with amino-acid sequence MAVSGAAGAAVLAGCFGSSDDDDDDPTDLLEDDGLESIIDDVDFNENYEEEFNEAVPAGALNPYNDQYLFNPFHVSWNGGDGGQEFTNEYLAVYNTELGEFLPRVAESWDIADDLTTTIYFEEDYAWSDGSDITAHDFETQMRISSYMDMGMQTFVDPDEGIYAEDDYTLVIETRDEYSDLEDELWMNNWAETILQVSNEQYGHFIEAFENADDEDEMQSIREDVLNFEPSWDQALFSGPFIFAEANEQFADQVPNPGHPIAKDWDFYLRNGVYEDEEAIQSGEGTWIHNDPTIDDIPDIYEEPPVSYSGQTFALIFGVEDEYIRDYPEVRQAIAYAIDMENIARVTSPGTPVDEYASGIDAGYVENFVHDDVLEAMTNYAPEDTDTAAELLEEVGFENDDGEWLTPDGDTWTLNFPVGDWFEDHSEMVSNNLSEFGIDMDYYVQEFPTWQSEHEQNLDYDLMLQLNYGMARDYHPYSDLEEEFNNPDRGLFTERTGIVDEEVEVPEVGNPDGDMVTFNIEDELEAMATATDEEELMEHTSNLAWVHNQLLPGAPMFPWSEHYWVNAGEWDFDLDSDDWTTSNRISHYLLQNGLQPE